Genomic window (Xenopus laevis strain J_2021 chromosome 3S, Xenopus_laevis_v10.1, whole genome shotgun sequence):
aaaaaaaatgccttcaaAGCAGGACCGGGCCAAGCCAACAGGGCACCTAGGCAACTCAGTTGGCTACCCCTGCCCCCCATGCGTGCTCGAGAATAAGAAGCCATAACAAAAGAAGGGAGGGAGAGTAAcgaaggggaggggggaggagggagggggtttgaCAGAGGGAGGAGAAGTGAGGgagggggagggacagaggggaggagggaagagtgatagaggggaagagagaagagggagactggagcagcaGGGGAGTGAaacaggactaggggtaggcagaagacttttgaacaggtacctgcccagacCCCCCACAtggttgcgccctaggcaggtgcctcttcttcctaccaCCAGTTCTGGCCCTGCTTCACACTAAATCTAATATGGTTGTTCCAACTCTTAGTCATATTTTCCATAGGACATTctatagccttcccataattcagcactttctagataagggatttaTATTTGGCACTGTAAGGAATGACTAGTAAAATATGGAACCTGGGAATGTGCCTTGATCAGATATCCGTGGTTTTGTTAGCAGTTTGGCCCCATCTTTAGCACTTACTCCATAttgcatttctattttattgCCTTGCAATGCTCTCTCTACCCTCTTTTATCTTTGTTAAATGTACACAAAATTCTAAAGGCCTCATAATCTCTGTCTCTCTTTTACAGAAGTGTGAAGAAAAACGTGTGAGAAATTCCTCTATCCGTGTAGTAGACTTTGGCAGTGCCACTTTTGACCATGAATATCATACCACTATTGTGGCCACACGCCACTACCGTCCACCAGAAGTGATACTTGGTGAGTTCCTACCATTTTCTTCCCTCTACCAACTCACAGTTCATATCCAAGTGGAAAATGCAGGGACTGGAACACTGAATATTAAAAGATGTACAATTCTGATTTTAGCAGctaatatttttttgttgaaaaagctTGTTAAACATTAAATCTcacaaaactattaaaaaaaaaagtcattgtaACTTCTTTATAGTTTGGTGTTTTGGTGAGACCATTGCAGtgtcatatatttttttccccctttctcaGAACTGGGCTGGTCCCAGCCATGTGATGTGTGGAGCTTGGGCTGCATTCTATTTGAGTACTACAGCGGATTCACCCTTTTCCAGGTAATTTGTATTAGCTCCCTCCTATGTAACAATGAGCCTGAAAATAGATTttataattgtataaaaatatccAGTTCTAGTAAAGCTGCTGGTACACTACATTTATAATATAACTCTGTACTAAAGGTGACCTTCTGGACAGCAAAGTTGCAACTGTAAACCATTCTTTTACAATGCTAAGGTTCTGGCTTTGAGTCCAACCAAAGAtactttaaaaggggtggttcttctttgagtaaacttttagtaacTATACAAAGATATCATCAGTATATGCTGTATTTAAATACATTGAGTGAGCTTACCGCTATACgtggtgggcccgggtgcactCGCCCCAGACCTTCAGAAAGGGGAGCAAACACCAGGAAACTTCAAAGGAGGCTgccacaagcctggacccaccaAAGCCCAGAGTCCAAGGCccaagaaccaaggcctgacacgTTTTgagtctaccaaggacacttagtcatttagtatgttataaaattgctaattctaagcaatatttcaattggtctttattttttcttttatatagtttttgagttatttgccttcttctttcagctttgaaatgggtgtcactgaccccatctaaaatccaatgctctgcaaggctacaagtttatagttattgctactttttattactgatctttctagtcaggacctctcctattcatattccagtctcccaaatcagtgcatggttgctagggtaatttggaccctagcaaccagattgctaaaattgctaactggagagctgctgaataaaaaactgaataacccaaaaactacaaataataaaaaatgaaaaccaattgcaaattctcagaatatcactctctacatcatactaaaagttagttcaaACATTCTAAATTCCTCTATCTTGTCTCCCATTTCCCACAGTGCCTTGCATGTTTCTTTGTAGTTGTGTTAACCTGTTGTTGTCTGCTACAGCCAAttttagaaccagcagtgcagagaataataaGGGACAAATACGGCTTCAAAACCACTTTATTTACTATTTCATAGGCATCATTTTAATATTGGGTGTACATCCCTTTAGACACCAGAAAGGGACAATTTATTTACAATTAAACAGTTAAACCCCCAGTAAGATTAAACAATGTGGCTTGGTAAAGGACTGCATAGAGCCAACAAGAGCCGAGCTTGAGGCCCAGTTTGGTGGTGTTtttttgaatattattttatCAGTAATCCATCATCAGCAAAAAGTGATTGAAATACAGAGTGGTTTTTTTGTGCACCATGTTTAGTTTTAGAAATGAGTAAATATTTCCACAATGAACCCTTCAATAACATTGCATACTAGTTGGTTCCACCTTTATAAGCAATATATTAGATGAGTGCAGTTTTAGTACAAGCCAAGTGCTTATTGAGTTGTGTCCATAGGTTGTTTGACTCTAAAGGTAAATCTGATACCTACAGTTATCATTGTCCTCCAAAAATAGTCACTTATCTTAGAAGTGTagtgacctttaaaggagaaggaaagctaccaaagcagtttattgccaatagattagccacaatagtgcaagctataaaactgtatttattctgtagaatgctttaccatacctgagtaaacagctctagaagctctctttgtttaggatagcagctgccatattagcttgcggtgacatcacttcctgcctgagtctctccctgttcactcatagctctgggctcagattacagcagggaggggaggagcaaactgagcatgctcaagcccttgcCCTTgaggtttatgctaaaaacaggaagtctgatacagaagcccatccCATACCTtctgtcttattcccttccctttagattgtaagcccttttgcacagggccttcctcaccttttgtacctttATTGGTTGTCATGTATGTAACTTCATATGTTCTACATAGTATGTAATTCatttgatttagttgtataaacacatttactttacagtgctgcacaatatgttctataaatacatgttcataaataaagtaataataataaatatacacaatagaaggaaagaaatgtggtatttcttttgacagaggacacggAGGAGcaggtttactggtgtatgtatatagaccattctaataaagcttacttaattttagcctttccttctacttcaaATATATCAGCTTAGTTAGTGGCACATGATGAGTGAGCTTTTCAAAGCCGATAGTAATCAATGGGCATTCTCCATTGCAGCATGGTATGAACTTGTATGCCCACAGCTGTGGTTTCTCTGGTTCCTTGAGAACAAGGAGCTTCAGGAAACAACTTTGAGGTTTCAGACTTCAGGTTTAGAGGGTTAAGACATATTCAAGCTGATACTGCGGTTTAAAGTGCAGTAAAGTTTTAATCtggcagataaattcaaggtacaGCCATGTGTATGTCttgtttttcttcctctccttggATCTGCTTCTACAGGAACCCCACAAGTGCAGGTGAAAAGTTGAATGACCGTGTGCTGTTCTTTATTATTTCTGCCAGACACATGATAACCGGGAGCATTTAGTAATGATGGAGAGAATCCTTGGACCACTTCCACGCCGCATGGTGTATAAAACTAGGtgagaagtcttttttttttggcaagtgTTCTGTTTggtgtttttaattatattaactgCCATATCTTTAGGATCGTTTCTCTTTTGTATAGGGAGTTTATCCTGTAGTACAGTTGAAGCAGACCTCATAAATGCATCACACACATTGTTTAACTGTATTTTCAAGAAGGTTTTAAACATGTTTGCACTGCATTTTAATGGGTACCTTAAAATAGTCAACTACACTCTAAGCTGTTGCTCTCccagtaaaaaaatattcagcCTTTTATGTGTGTCCTGCTTAGCTCACTGTACTTGAGGGGAGAAATGGAACACACACTTAACTTTAGACTGGTTTATGTTCAGAGAAGCTATTTATTTCTTCAGTACAAAAGAGATAAGTGAGGAATAATAACAGTTGGGTTAGGTTGGTCTTTGTGATCCAGCTGCTGATTTTGGTAGaaatatggaaaatacatttaatttcttgttttttctctCATCAGGAAGCAAAAGTACTTCTGCCATGGCTCCTTGATCTGGGACGACAATTCTTCAGATGGGCAATATGTCAGCAAAAACTGTCACCAACTTATGGCAAGTTACTGCTTTCTTTTCCTTCTCATCCCTCCTTGGTGTTTTCATCACCCCAATCTTAACACTTGTTTCATGTTTGGATTCCTCCTAGAAGTACAAGAGCAGTGATTGTGCAGAACACATGCAGCTGTTTGACTTGCTGAACAGAATGTTGGAGTTGAGGCCTGCTCTGCGCATCACGCTAAAAGAAGCCCTTGAACACCCCTTTTTCAGACCTCAGCAGATGACAAAGCAGAAAGTTGACTGGACACTTTAGCAAGCATATTGCAGTTATTTGTATCATTGCACTGTTGCATGCTTCTTGCTCTGAACATATTTCACAATATATCTGTAATATTATTGGCTTATAGTTAAGAGGACCAGTGCTACTCATACATGCCCAGTTTGGTCAATAGTGATCTCCCATGGAAGTTGCACAATACAGGCATTTGTCAGTTGCTTGATGCAAGGGCCATTAAGAACAACCTGGTGGAAAAAGTCTTCCACTCAGCTGATTAAATACCTCTCATTAATGTGATCAAGGAGGATACTTAGTTCATTGTTAGTCCTCCTGCCAGTCTACCTTTAAGTTATGGTGCAGAGCATTGTGGGAAGCtacaaacgtaaaaaaaaaatgttgcatttctaTTTACAAGTGGTgaataatacatataaatgtatatatgggtGCACTCAGGGATGTAGAGGACTATCATTCTTCAGTGCTCAGCTGAGTTTTAGTTGGGGAAGAAGTAGCAAGGTCTAAATCACTATAAATCACTCATCCCTTTTACTGGTGTGCCACTGATGTGCAAATATTATAGGGAGGACCTTAACGTGTTGTCTTTGTTACTAAAGgtttattgtattaataaatttaaaaGGCCGTTTTTTTCATAAAGTTTGCAGTATGTAAGTTCATTGCAGCAAAGCCAAATGTAGCACCCTAAAACATTACTGGGTATATTggaacaaaatgttttaaattaaaaacacattacagAAATGGTTGGCATGTAATATATATGAcatgccaaaaaaaaatgaaggaagttAATAGGACTGAGGAAGAAGGCATGTAAAACCATTCTTTTAGAACCTATAGTTTAAAGCAGcaattagaaagaaaaaacaaggaACTAACTGCATCCCAACCAAACTCAAATAGTTTATcagtagtaaaaagatgtgggttgagtgGCTCCATTCAAAAATGTCGATATTTTAGTTACAGTAGAAAATACATACAATTGAGGAGTTCAGCTGAGGCTGACTCAAGTTGTCAGTGACACTGGATTTGGTGCTTATAGAGACCCATACATAAACACtcaatttcataaaaaaaaaacaaatttcactaaaaccaagaatgccaagtaatttattaaaacagcaaCACACAAATTGACACAATCATGAAAGAAATACTACAAGTAACTTTGGCAGGTTCACTTTACAATTTTatttgcacttccatatattcacccccccaccataaaaaaaaaaaaagttcacgtTCCTTTGAAATGAATTCCTGacatacattatatttgtatacagAAGTAACACACTAGTAGTACACATTAAATCTGGCACCATCAGGAGGCTTGCAGAGCACCTTCCAATATGGAGTTTGTGTGTATGTGAAAGCCCTATAGCACTGAAGAACTGAATTACTAACTATAAATACACAGTATGGTTGAATTATTTCTTACAAAAATGATACTGGGACAGCAATGGCCACAGTAGAAAACCCAAGCAAATCCCATACCAGTGTATTCACGTCTGGATGCTGCTCTTCGATTAAACATGGGGCCCATTCAGTTACAGTGGCAGATTTGTCCTAGTGAAGTCGCATCATTATTCAATGtgcagtagtctggttgctaaaTAGTCTATGGGTTATTGACTGGGCATTTCTGTTGAATGTTAGCAGGTGAGCACAGTAACACACATGTGGCAGTTTATCACTAGCTGAAGTAACTATCACTGTGTGTATATCTAACATGGTGTGTGTAAGATGCGTGGGTGCAGCACATAAGCAATGACTGGAGACAAATAATAGGAGTATGTTTAAAATAGGAGGGCTCTCTTATCTCCTAGACCCTGAGCTTGGCACATGATATCAGCCTTagcaatattctaattttcactgtGATTGATGGGTTCGATGATTGAAATGGAAAGCAGCATATCTCCCACTTCCAGCCAGTGACGAGTATCAAGCCTGTTTCTGGGCATCTTCTACCAGTGCCACTTCCTAGTGCCGTACCTGTGAGGAGGCAATCCAATCTTTCCTAGGGAACCCAGTAACTATAAAACTGTGATACAACAACCCTTATTgcataaatgtgcccctttgtgtgtgtGCTTCAGTGAGGAGTCTGCCACAGCTGACTGTACTACATTGCACATTGGAGAAACAAATTGTGTAGCCAAACAAAATGATAGAGCGTGCTCAGAAGTAATGGTAATGGGATATCAATCCCCATTGACAAGATTTAACAGCACAGTAAATGATTCTATTTTACACAGCCACAACTAGGAGTAGGAAAGTGCCCTCTGACATCTGTTAAAGGGGTACTTAGGCTTCCAAATCAAAATctgatagaggcccacataacacagaaacccctaatatacccaacacagttacatgtttcttaaaaagtatgaataaatgccattttctttgctgaaatccagctgtttaactgttctctttctgcatcatttgaaatcctggcagagaaggagggactaaaaaaacgactccacagcttacagacagcatgcaggaactacataacccacaatgcattgcactgtgatgtgccattccttattgaaatcatgtgtgcagggaattgtggggtttggaggatgcaggctgagaacattggctgttgatacaaagtaacagtagtcaaccagctcagcaaagcagtcaaacagatcagcaggaaagcagggggctaggcttagggaactgttccaaagaattaaaaatcacgaaaagtctgtatttttttaatttttgtaaattGCAAAGTTGAGTGAAATGTTTCCTCTTCAAAAAAcataagttatgtttgtgtgaagttcccctttaagatatactGAACACCAGCACCAGTATTTCTGATTTGAGCTCTTTCCAAAAGATTCACAGCTGGAGTGCTTGTACTGGATTATCACAATATTTCAAATAGCACAGGGACTTTCACTGGAGATTTGAAACTTTGTGATGGAGAAAAACCACCACATTTAACAGCAATAGCAAGATATCTATAAAAATTAGGGGAACTGCTGCACGACGTATATATGCCTCCTCTCTTCCCCATTCAACTAacacaaaatggaaaataattgggGGGAAAAGTGTTCCCATGTGTCATTAAAGCAAGTTTTTATACAATTCTAATATTTTAGTGTTCAGAATTCAGCAAATGTACAGTACAGATTGGTTTCTTTTCCTCACTCTTTCCTCTTTAACTTAGAATGTAAAATGCATGCTGGTTGTTATAATcagtgaccatagcaaccagaaagcaggcTGACTGTCAGGCGACAATGTTAttggtttctgtttttttgctgttaaaaaaaaataccaggtaCTAAGGGAAAATAATCCAAGAAACCATATAGACATTTAAATTCCAAGATGAGGAAAGgctttacaataaagaaaaatgagttggaaagttgcttattttTACTTCTGTTTACAATATACAAACAGTGAATTGTTATTGGCTGTAGTACaggaatagaaggaaagagaaatggcagtgtcagactgggacaccaggagccaactCTCTGTACTATTCTTCTtcctctctcaacctctattctcctagtctcttttctttacatactataactgattattccatctattt
Coding sequences:
- the clk3.S gene encoding dual specificity protein kinase CLK3 isoform X2, which gives rise to MCVQIRDCFEFHGHVCIAFELLGKSTFEFQKENNFLPYPLTHIRHMAFQLCHALKFLHENQLTHTDLKPENILFVNSEYDICYNESKKCEEKRVRNSSIRVVDFGSATFDHEYHTTIVATRHYRPPEVILELGWSQPCDVWSLGCILFEYYSGFTLFQTHDNREHLVMMERILGPLPRRMVYKTRKQKYFCHGSLIWDDNSSDGQYVSKNCHQLMKYKSSDCAEHMQLFDLLNRMLELRPALRITLKEALEHPFFRPQQMTKQKVDWTL